One window from the genome of Indicator indicator isolate 239-I01 chromosome 6, UM_Iind_1.1, whole genome shotgun sequence encodes:
- the MYLIP gene encoding E3 ubiquitin-protein ligase MYLIP, translated as MLCYVTRPDAVVMEVEVEAKANGEDCLNQVCRRLGIIEVDYFGLQFTGSKGENLWLNLRNRISQQMDGLAPYRLKLRVKFFVEPHLILQEQTRHMFFLHVKEDLLAGNLQCSSENAIELSALLAQMKFGDYNQNTAKYNYEELCAKELTTAILESIIAKHKELEGLSQASAEYQVLQIVTTLENYGVEWHSVRDSEGQKLLIGVGPEGIAICKDDFSPINRIAYPVVQMATQSGKNVYLTITKESGNSVVLLFKMISTRAASGLYRAITETHAFYRCDTVTSAVMMQYSRDLKGHLASLFLNENINLGKKYVFDIKRTSKEVYDHARRALYNAGIVDLVSRSDQTPPSSPLKSSESSMNCDNCEGLSCQQTKALQEKLRKLKESMLCMVCCEEEINSTFCPCGHTVCCKTCAAQLQSCPVCRSRVEHVQHVYLPTHTSLLNLTVI; from the exons ATGCTGTGTTATGTGACCAGGCCGGACGCGGTGGTGAtggaggtagaggtagaggcgAAAGCAAACGGCGAGGACTGCCTCAACCAG GTTTGCAGAAGGTTGGGAATAATAGAAGTTGATTATTTTGGACTGCAGTTCACTGGCAGCAAAGGGGAGAATTTGTGGCTTAATTTGAGGAACAGGATCTCCCAGCAGATGGATGGTTTAGCCCCTTATCGATTGAAATTAAGAGTCAAGTTTTTTGTAGAGCCACATCTTATTTTACAAGAACAGACAAG GCATATGTTTTTCTTGCATGTAAAAGAAGATCTTCTTGCTGGTAATCTTCAGTGTTCTTCAGAGAATGCAATTGAACTTAGTGCGTTGTTGGCACAGATGAAGTTTGGAGATTATAACCAGAACACTGCCAAGTACAATTATGAAGAGTTGTGTGCAAAAGAGCTCACCACTGCCATTTTGGAGAG CATTATTGCAAAGCACAAGGAGCTAGAAGGTCTCAGTCAAGCTTCTGCTGAATACCAAGTTCTACAGATTGTTACAACGCTGGAGAACTACGGGGTAGAGTGGCATTCAGTGAGAGATAGTGAAGGGCAAAAACTCCTTATTGGTGTTGGACCTGAAGGCATAGCCATCTGTAAAGATGACTTCAGTCCTATCAACAG AATTGCTTATCCTGTTGTTCAAATGGCAACTCAGTCTGGGAAGAATGTCTATCTGACTATTACCAAGGAGTCTGGTAATAGTGTAGTTCTCTTGTTTAAGATGATTAGTACAAGGGCAGCAAGTGGACTCTACAGAGCAATTACAGAGACACATGCATTTTACAG GTGTGACACTGTCACCAGTGCTGTCATGATGCAGTATAGCAGAGACTTAAAGGGCCACCTAGCATCTCTATTCCTGAATGAAAACATTAATCTTGGTAAAAAATATGTCTTTGACATTAAAAGAACATCAAAAGAAGTTTATGATCATGCAAGGCGAGCTCTTTACAATGCTGGCATTGTGGATCTTGTTTCAAGAAGTGACCAAACCCCACCAAGTTCCCCCCTTAAGTCTTCAGAAAGTAGCATGAACTGCGACAATTGTGAGGGTCTTAGCTGCCAGCAAACAAAAGCTCTGCAAGAGAAGTTGCGGAAGCTGAAGGAGTCCATGCTTTGTATGGTGTGTTGTGAAGAAGAAATCAATTCAACCTTTTGTCCGTGTGGCCACACAGTATGCTGCAAGACCTGCGCTGCCCAATTACAG tcATGTCCTGTTTGCAGATCTCGTGTAGAGCATGTCCAGCACGTGTACTTGCCAACCCACACCAGTCTTCTCAATCTGACTGTGATATGA